The genomic window ggctgtagaaacccttcttcatttcggttggagggacaggctcgatcgcgtctttgagtagaagagtagtgatttccgtgcgcagggattgggcatgttcgccgtgcactgtggtaaagcggacgcccgcgaagggggggtGGGgccctggcaaactgaattgcgtaaccgagtcggatggtccgggccagccagcatgacgggttggggagtgaaagccacgcatccaatctccgtgctaggggcaccaaggggacgagtatttttgacgtacccagcggagcttcgcagcggggcggagcaggtaaagtTCCGTCGGGAGGCAacagtgcgtcccgaggcttcggtgctgagaaaagactcgaagcacttaccttgctccgggcacctggcagggggcgggttagtgactgaggaggaggtcttatggtggcgtcctctggactcgtcagaaccggccggccgggggtcagtcgtggggctggaggcggacctgtggccgcatccagcgtgccgggactgttgaggtctggggcagagtgccgtgagaacggcatttgcgtgccagatgacccagaggcaaaggaaatagctcttttattgagaatttgggtaccactgccccggttaaggggagcggcaaattaaatgtattcaaaacgaaattctcctcccggccctccaccgggggacagagcggtcttaccatctccggagctaacgtcttgggctctgggtcgtccgtctcaggagcacctTTCTGCGACGGGGGGCGtcggcttcctgcggggcgctcgacgcgtgggctgagagctgggcccaggttgaggcggagcagcttgtttcttcgcagggggacgcccttggcgagcagacggggcatggcccgaggcggcagactTGGCGGCgggcaggatctgggagatcgcctccgtctgtttcctcactgctgagaactgctgggtaacgtcctcaacggtgtcgccgaagaggccgaactgggagactggggtgtcgagaaagcgagtcttgttggtctcatgcatctcgaccaagttcagccacaggtgtcgttcctggaccacgagggtggccattgcctgcccgaagtgactgcgccgtgaccttcgtgggCTCTGAGGGcgcaggtcggtcgctgagcgcagttcctgcagcacatcggatcagggctacccacgtgcaattctttgagcgccttggcctggtggacttgcaggagggccatggcgtgcagggcggaagcagcctgtccagcggcgctgtaggccttcgctgtcagcgaggatgttgtcctacaggccttggaggggagtacagggcgaccccgccaggtggtagggtttccggggcataggtgaagcacaacagccctatccaccgggggaatcgctgtgtatccgtggaccgctccgccgtcgagggtagcgagagcggataaGCGAGTGGCTTTGCAAGAGGTGAAAGGcgccctccacagcgacgtcagctcatcatgcacttccgggaagaacgggactggggggggcgtggccgtgggcggtgcccagaccccaggatggctgtggggaggatggagggttccaatccaagcccacgctggcggcggcccgggaaagcatcagcgtcagcctgggggtgctggcccgaaggtggcagcccaggggagtcatccgcgtcagatgccgcgctctccaatgcaggGCTAGCTCATCCgtttcgagctctagaggataggcaggctggctgtgaggcgagccgctgttgcctcgagcccggacgggagttaacgagcgtgctggggaacgggtggtccgcgggtctctggtacccgacggagccgcacccgctgcagcccccaaatcgcctccagcgccactcgcaccgtcctcaatcccgtgggaaggagcaatgcgaggtgcggctggagtggcttgttctcggttgaaaacaagtcgcgatcgcaacgttgtcatggtcatgctctcacagtgagaacatgaaccatccacaaacgcagcctcggtgtgatcgctacccagacacacgagacaacgcctgtggccgtctgaaacggagagcactctaccgcatccaggaactacacagcggcggaactgcatctttataaagacgcgtcctgaaaaggctcgctgtgtttgctcttttagaggaaattactcttttaaataaaatccctCTTTTAAGAAACACTTTCgagtttttatctgcgctgtcgaagcgcccaggggcaacaatgcacagccgtgcacaggataggagaaagccgctgttatgcgccgtcaaatccaacagcatgcagatcgtcagaggaatacacgggtGTGTGTAACTCATAGCAGACAGcaagaccatcggctctgaagaacatttctgaatgaactctagtatttgccttgcctttatacctgtatgtccgggggcggggtatgcaaatactgactgccaacttctcattggccttttttcatagatcagaggtatattcggtggctcaagagagacccctagtgtcgcttctccgacacaacgtggagagagcgacagaaggggaactgtgctTCATGAAGGTGAATGCAAGGGTCTTGTGATGTGATGATTGTCTTCAACTCAATGCAGCTATGTCTTCGTTAGCTACAAATTACCATTTTGTATGAAATATATCATAAGTGACCTCAGTTTTGCCTCAGAATTTCTTTTGATACTCATTTTCTGATTGTCTTTCTTTGCTTTAtatatgtacactggtggccaaaagtttggaataatgtaaagattttgctcttatggaaagaaactggtacttttattcaccaaagtggtattcaactgatcacactgtatagtcaggatattaataacgtgaaaaattactattacaacttgaaacaaattattaaactccaaagagttttcatcaaaaaatcctccacgtgtagAATTGACAGCTCTGCAGATCCTTGGccttctagctgtcagtttgttcagatactcaggtcacatttcactgcacgcttcctgtagcacttgccatagatgtgacagtcttgtcgagcacttctctGACAACTTAcagtctgatcccacaaaagctcaatgggtttaagatccataacattcttttccaattatctgttgtccaatatttgtgtttctttgcccactctaaccatttatttttgtttttctgtttcaaaagtggattttcttTGCAATCCTTCCcacaaggcctgcacccctgagtcttctctttactgtacagtacttgaaactggtgttgagccggtagaatttaatgaagctgtcagctgaggacatgtgagatgtctatttctcaaactagagactctgatgtacttatcctcttgtttagttgtacatctggccttccacatctctgtctgcCCTTGTTagagcattgtataaccttcattcctcaaaacaatgattgactggcaAGTCAAAGaagtggtttcttttttgccattttttttaacctaaaaaattgaccttaagacatgccagtctattgcatacattggcaactcaaaaacaaacacaaagacaatgttaagcttcatttaacaaaccagatagctttcagctgtgtttgatataatggcaagtgattttctagtatcaaattagcaatttagcatgattactcaaggataagatgttggagtgatggctgttggaaatggggcctgtcttgatttttataaaaaaaaaaaatattttttcaaatagtgatggtgctgttttttttttttttttaaattagtgatgtcctgactatactttgtgatctgttgaatgccactttggtgaattaaagtaacaatatcCTTCTAAAAcatctaaatctgtacattattccaaacttttggccaccagtgtatgtgttTCACTAAATTAGCTAATTAagacaacaaaaatacaaatataaaatacacaaactaaaaatctatataaactggatattattactattattagaaAAGGGACGagaaaattaatataatacaatcCGCGTCCCCGTTACCACAGAAACGTTCTATCCAATCAAAAGTGCCAACAATGGACGTATGACATTTTAAACCAATCATATCAGCTTATACTGGCGCGTGTAACAATTTTAAACGGCGCTTTTTACTATAGATTTGGCAGGTCGACGGTTTTCGTAGTGTTAAAGGAGCTTTTCTAAGATCAACACGTCCCTTTAAAACTCTCTCAGAAGGTAACGGCCGTTCGTACAGTTATATCTCCCTACCGCACCCCACATGCTACGGGGAAGATTTAGCATTGGAACTAAATAACAGGCTAACACTGCTATGAAGCTGTAAGGGGAAGGCAACGTGggttttctatttaaatttgtACTAACTGAGTAAATGGCTTTTTATGTTGTCTATCTGAGTGTCTAAAATGAAATAAAGTATTTTGGATGCATTTTAACGAACgtaaacaaacataaatgtaAGCAAGTGAACTGTTGCTTGCCTAGCCCAGATCACTGCTACTAGTGTTTATACAACGCAGAAACTTTACTTCCGGTCAGGTCTGTTTCTTATACAAATTACTTTATATATTATAACTTGGTAGAATTAGATAATGTAGATGTTGAGTTAGAACAGAAGTAGAATAGCTATAAAGAGGACGATTGTCTTCTTAACGTATCAAAACATGTATCGTTTAGGAACAATAGGCTCTTTAAGTCTTTTTGAacttgaataaataattttaacattgttacatgtattaaattaattctcTGTTTCAGATGTCCTCAGATGAAGGTGAGCGCAATAGTCCTGAGCTACCAAGAGATTCAGACAGGGGCAGCTCAGTTTCCTCTGAACTTCAGGTGAGATTTCATCAACATCACAAATGCAGATGTGCTGTGACATCAAGGCTAAATAACTGACTTTCTGTGATCTATGATTATATAGCTTATATAAGGTATTCTTCACTCTCTTTGGTATTTTCAGGATGAATATGAAGAACTTCTTCGGTATGCTGTTGTAACTCCCAAATATGACCCAAGTCTTCCATCACTGCTATTGAACACATCTCAACTATCCAAGAGTTCACAGCATTCTACTAAAATGGACACACCAGCTCAAACTCCTGCAGGTAAATAAGATTCTTCTCTAGcttatataataacaatataagaTTCTTTAATAAGCAATACATTGCAGACAAGTATTCAGTGCAAACAATGTTTCTCTCTGTTATTTCAGATAATGAAGCACACTCAAGCACTGAAGTGACACTGATGAGGGCAACTCCTCCCTTAGAGGAACCCAGACCACCAAGTTACATATCTGAGGGTGAAGTAATTAAGCCAAATGATGTAGAATCTCTCAGCCCTCCTGTTTCTTTTACATTACTGAAAAATCTTATGTCTTCAGTTTTAGTGATGACCATTTAttggattattttaattttagagaATATTCAAAGCAATAAGCTTCTAGAGGTCTGGTGTTAGTGATTTTACAGCATAGTGCACCCAAAAGCCCatattcttttttctgtggaacgtGAAAAGGACATATTTTTAACGACGTCATAATCACTGATTTCCATATAATGACTGATGATAGTGACTCAAAGCTTAAAGCACTCAGATGTGTAATAAAAGTAGTTGCATGCAACTTGTACTTCATTATACAAGAAGTATTGAGGTTTGAAATTATTGACATAGtcacaaaattagattttgactgatttgatttgagagagaATATTTGCTTGAATTTCCAcgtgttcatcacacaaagtgactGTATGGCTTTAAAAATAGTGCACTTTTATGGGGGCTTGATAACCCTGtgccactattcactttcattatatgatgAGAAGACatgtaaagataaaaaattatgttatggAAGGAACTCTTAATTGGTTTGAAATGACCatagtaaataatacattaaataatgacagaattactaAAACGTATTTCTTTAACTGTGGTAGAAtcgctgccttttttttttttttttttttttaccgggGCAGCGATATAAATATTGTTAAAGAACAACGTTCAATAGTTAATagagataaatatagtttaattcacCACATCATGCagttaatgaattaattttactGCATCTATTTATTtaagtgtcagacagaatcagcaaaagactttaatctctcCATAGCACCTCACAAATATGGGAATATTACTCAGAAATTAATTGTTAATGCTGTGCTTTGATTGCTGTAATGGCAGTGGTGCATAAAGACTAAACAaagaattaaagagacaaaacttctTGCAGAGGTTTTACTGCACTGACTATTATTCACTGTTAAGCACAGCATGGCTATTATCATGCAAAAACACTTTCCAAACAGTTTTGTCTTGGAATTAATGTGTTTCCCATTATAACAACCACCACTAAAATATTATTGTCAGTAGTCAACCCCACTAATTGACTCGTCGGTTGTTGGACGACTAGTCGATTAGTCGATCACCCTGGCACCCTGTGGCTCATCTGATCAGAATTTAGAGTTGTAACTATCTGTTTCATAATACTGTTTTGCTACAGATGAGAGCATGGTATCCAGGTCTGTTGCATCTGAGGAAAGATCGGAGAGGGCACAAACCAGATCAGACAGATCAGGACAGAGCAGCCCTGATGCTCTGATCACCGTCATGTCTGAGATGTTCATCTCAGAGGAGAACCTGAACAAGATGGAGAACATTTTGGAAATCTGGAGCACAAACCTTAAGGTTTGCATTAAAATAGGATTTGAATTATTGATGTGCTTTTAAATCATGAAATATATTGCAGAAAGTGTTTTGTGGTCTGTGTGTAGAGTAATGTGATGATGGAGCTGAGGAAGTGGAAACTGGCCATTGTAGAGCAACACAGACTGGAGCTTAAAAATGAGAGGGAGAAACATGCAGCCCACATGGCAGCTGTAAACGCTGAGATGGACGGTCTCAAAGATCTGCTCAACACCTACCAAATCTCTAACCAGAGGAAAGATGAGGTAACTGAGATATTGTGACTTAAACTATTTAATCAGTGTTGTTATTACGGAATCAACAGGCCAGTTCTGTTATTTGAAGCTGATGAACATTACATAAAGGTTCAGGGACTCCTACAAGTTACTTAATATAATGGTTTGGGATGCATTATATGGGATTCCAAAAAACTGGGATGATGCAGTATGAGGGATATACAccattaccagtcaaaagttaGAACttttgaaattacacaaattgAATTATGGGAATTACACAGTGATCAAGCAATGTTAAATCAAAGCTAGCTTGTATTTTAGCTTCTTAAAATTAGCCACCCTTCTCCTAGATTATGGTTCCCATGTATTCTGTGCACTTGTTGGCTTCTTTTCCTTCAATATCCCATCCAACTCatccatttatttaaaaacaaaattattagttttgtaaagaaatgtatCATAAATAGCCACACTTTATATCTGTCTAAAAAAGAAAACTAATTTAAAGcctttaagcatatgccttcaaagGGATATTATAATCATGAGAAACATAATTCAATCAGGTAGAAGCAGACCGATATCtgattttgctgataccgatatcCAAGCTGGTGTATAAGtttgataactgattaatcaggAGATtcgttaaataaaaataaaaataaaaaaattatatatatacacacacatgcatccggaaagtattcacagcgtttcactttttccacattttgttatgttacagccttattccaaaatggattaaattaattattttcctcaaaattctacaaacagtacCCCATAATGTTAActtgaaagtagtttgtttgaaatctttgcaaatttattaataaaatgtaaaaaaaaatccatgccatgacactcaaaattgagctcaggtgcttcctgtttccactgatcattctTGAGATGTtcctacaacttgattggagtacacctgtgttaaattcagttgattggacatgatttggaaaggcacacacctgtctatataaggtcccacagttaacagagaatgtcagagcacaaaccaagccatgaactccaatgaattgtctgtagacctctgagacaggattgtatcgagtcacagatctggggaagggtacagaaaaatatctgcagtattgaaggtcccagtgagcacagtggcctccatcatccataaatggaagaagtttggaaccaacGGGACTcgtcctagagctggctgcctggccaacccgatggtcactctgacagagccccagcatttctctgtggagagaggagaaacttccagaagaacaaccatctctgcagcactccaccaatcaggcctgtatggtagagtggccagatggaagccactcctcagtttAAGGCAAATGACGGCCCaactggagtttgccaaaaggcatttgaaggactctcagaccatgagaaactaaattttctggtctgatgaaacaaagattgatcacTTTGgcttgaatggcaagcgtcatgtctttAGGAAACCTCATCACTTGGCCAATACCATTcctaaagtgaagcatggtggtggcagcatcatgctgtggggatgcttttcagcagcaggaactgggagactagtcaggatcaagggaaagatgaatgcagcaatgtacagagacatccttgatgaaagcctgctccagagcgctctagaTCTTACAACAGGGCAACGaccttaagcacacagccaagataacaaaggagtggctacggaacAACTCtcaatgtccttgagtggcccagacttgaacccgattgaacatctctggagagatctgaaaatggctgtgcaacCTGattgagcttgagaggtcctgcaaagaagaatgggagaaactgcccaaaaataggtgtgccaagcttgtagcatcattcacaaaaagacttgaggctgtaattggttccaaaggtgcttcaacaaagtattgagcaaaggctgtgaatacttatgtacatgtgattttatttttatacatttgcaaagatttcaaacttcttttacattgtcattatggggtattgtttgtagaattttgaggaaagtaattaatttaatccattttggaataaggttgtaacataacaaaatgtggaaaaagtgaagtgctgtgaatactttctggatgcagtgtgtgtgtgtgtgtgtgtgtgtgtgtgtgtgtgtgtgtgtgtgtgtgtgtgtgtgtgtgtgtgtgtgtgtgtgtgtgtgtgtgtgtatatatatattatatacactcaccttaaggattattaggaacaccatactaatactgtgtttgaccccaaaccaattttagtacagtgaactcattgtcatgttcaagaaaccaatttgaaatgattcgagctttgtgacatggtgcattatcctgcttgaagtagccatcagaggatgggtacatggtggccataaaggaatggacatggtcagaaacaatgctcaggtaggccgtggcatttaaacgatgcccaattggcactaaggggcctaaagtgtgccaagaaaacatcccccacaccattacaccaccaccaccagcctgcacagtggtaacaaggcatgatggatccatgttctcattctgtttacgccaaattatatatatatatatatatctctgtaagggggttaagatgggcgaggaggcggcgagaaccggcttgtcaatataaataataatttaatgaaaacttaaatcaaaacacacaaacataaacacacatgacggacatgcccttaattctctctctctctcaaatcgtcgtcaccggccgcctttatcccttgcgcgccccatcaggccaattggggaccgggcgttcgacattccagcccggctcCGCTCCACATATACATCAGTGGTCTTTTACTGTGACGGGCACAGACAggagtccaaaattaataaaatcctatatgcagtttatttttcaataaaaattacaataataatcatGAAATTATTTGGTGCAAAACTTAACAAGACTTAACAATCCCAAAATACACCGGGGACTCCGTGAGTCCACGGaggaataaaatataaaaaaaaattgttggccAATATCAGTgttgatttttgctgataacaGATAATTCCAAAACTATCGGTGCTGATTAATTGGTAAACCGATATATCTGCCAACCTCTACAATCAAGCGTGTCCAAACTTTAGACTGGTAGTGTATATCCCACACAATATTTTCTATGTGTAGGTCTAAATGTAACCTATTGTGTGATCTTAAAAATGGCCTTAAGTCTCTGCTTTTCAGTCTGTCATTTCCTCTTTGGCCTTTGTCATCTGCAGGTGATAATGAATCTGAGCAGGGCGgttgacaggcagagagagaaaCTGGAGCTGATGAGGACTTTCACCCATTGGAGGTTACAGCACAGTGCTGCTAGAGAGGAGGTGAGACGGGTAGCACAGTATGacagcacacattcacacaggGCAGAGGTTTTTCAAACACTTGTTTACTTGTGTCATATTGATTTATTCATAGTTTGGAAAGACTTGTGTTTTCCATCCCATGTTTCCTCTTTGGGAGTTTATAAGAAAAGGATATTCTCTGTctcccactttctctctctttttcccccctttttttttttttaaaagagtatctGTCAtggtaataataaatgaatataaatctAGTTGAGCATCTTTAATGCTTtatgtacacattttgtcaaacatCTCATGAAATAATATCagaagctgtttatttttttttttggacaattcatttcaaatcaaactttgacttcatatttagttttttattatttgaatgggacagaatgcaggtgtctcaagaatTTTTTTGATAGGGGGCGTGAGTAGTTcggtgagtaaagacactgactaccacccctggagtctcgagttcgaatccagggcatggtgattgactccagccaggactcctcctaagcaaccatattggcctggttgttagggagggttgAGTCTCATGGGTTAACCTACTCGTGGTTGCCAtagtgtggttctcactctcagttgggtgtgtggtgagtggtgcgtggatgccgcagagaatagcatgaagccacTGCACGCTCCATGTCTCCACGTTAACGTGCTCAACTAcgtcactacgtcaccacgaggacttaagagcactttgagaattgggcattccaaattggggagaaaagaaaagatTATTTAAGATTAAGTTCTTTTAAATTGACGCAGCATCTCAAAAATTCTGTTCTTGTGCACAAGACGAAAAGACATCTGTGTATtgcatgtttacaaagaaaaacaaacgtGTTCAGTGTGACAAGCCCCTAAGGCCTGTATTTACtagagcatttaaaaaaaataatttttgccctGGTCATTTGGAATATTCCAGAAGCATATGGACAATAAGTTAATTTGAAATTTTGGTAAATCAACTAGACCTTCCTTTTTTTGTGATAATTATGACCATTAATTAAAATTCAGTCACaatattaagaaaatatttaatttaaacacaaaattCTAAACCGCTAAATGTTTTAATTGGTCTTGATGGCTGTGTGTGCCAGGCTCAGCTTGGCAGGCTGGCCGAGCAGCACTATAATTTGAAGCTCAAGAGAAAGGTCTGGGCAGGCTGGCACTCACTCATCCAGAATAGGTGGCGAGAGGATGTGGAGAGAGCATGTTGTGCCAGGGCAGAGGACATCTGCATGCAGCTCTCTGCAGAGTATGAGGCAAAGATGGCACAGGTGGGTGTAGCCCATACAAGGGCCTTAGCAAAAGCAATACATTAATCTTAAATTTGTGCTAGGAGATTCTTGTTTTGAGG from Xyrauchen texanus isolate HMW12.3.18 chromosome 3, RBS_HiC_50CHRs, whole genome shotgun sequence includes these protein-coding regions:
- the poc5 gene encoding centrosomal protein POC5, with product MSSDEGERNSPELPRDSDRGSSVSSELQDEYEELLRYAVVTPKYDPSLPSLLLNTSQLSKSSQHSTKMDTPAQTPADNEAHSSTEVTLMRATPPLEEPRPPSYISEDESMVSRSVASEERSERAQTRSDRSGQSSPDALITVMSEMFISEENLNKMENILEIWSTNLKSNVMMELRKWKLAIVEQHRLELKNEREKHAAHMAAVNAEMDGLKDLLNTYQISNQRKDEVIMNLSRAVDRQREKLELMRTFTHWRLQHSAAREEAQLGRLAEQHYNLKLKRKVWAGWHSLIQNRWREDVERACCARAEDICMQLSAEYEAKMAQNVEELQKAQAEIQRLHTEREHYEDSMKKAFMRGVCALNIEALTMFNTGEAGRLDRDAPPPGDEPSISSLANHTQRTVSSARLSPIVMETPIQLASSISNTEDVEMEQFVSQPGSSTVPRKETVLSTTVVKSTVPPVGSTTSFRQLNSRIVTAGKQKASKMVTARLKGRAEPNRVGRPPGTLHHMGVAPPMSSIVVERHHPVTQLTVGQATAAKFPHSVLQSQTVSSRKSSSSQPRGPSTFHIQSIKVVD